From Polynucleobacter difficilis, a single genomic window includes:
- the glyS gene encoding glycine--tRNA ligase subunit beta translates to MSTSSPPSSSATLLIEVFTEELPPKSLRKLGDAFAASLSASIQAAGLSTAESVTTSFASPRRLAVQITHVLSKAADFPVREKVLPVSVAFDANGKPTPPLLKKLSALGYPDIDIASLERSGQDKNEALYLNVQARGAVLQDTVQTAIVHALQTLPIAKMMHYQVKQVDGTLEDVQFARPAHRIVALHGSTPLQVHALGINAANQTEGHRFLAPSVLTIGNADQYAAELLKYKVMANFNERRASIEAELLKAANGDTVLMPSNLLDEVTALVEWPTVYACHFDAEFLEVPQECLILTMQTNQKYFALTDAAGKLRNRFLIVSNIETATPQSIIQGNERVVRPRLSDARFFFQQDQKRPLSSRVADLDKVVYHNQLGTQLERTKRVGAIATAIATDSQSKGSAVNPKQVARAAELAKTDLLTDMVGEFPELQGIMGSYYAAHDGEDAEVAAACSEHYQPRFAGDALPSSMTGTVLAIADKLETLVGIWGVGLAPTGDKDPYALRRHALGICRLLLEKNLPCSLPELIELARAQFKQAGVQEKADPAAIYVFVIDRLRAYLRDQTEAGKPFTTAEIDAVLSQEPKQLNDLMDRLRAVREFNALPESAQLAAANKRISNILKKTTTPIPSQCSAAALKLPAEIALHGALQKAIPLLDAAYAQRQFVTLLRTLVDLSQPIDQFFADVMVMDPDPALRDNRLALLQQLHHQMNLVADLGTLA, encoded by the coding sequence GTGAGTACATCTTCCCCTCCATCTTCCTCGGCAACGCTTTTAATCGAAGTATTTACTGAAGAGCTGCCGCCAAAGTCCCTGCGCAAACTCGGCGATGCCTTTGCTGCAAGCCTATCTGCCTCGATTCAGGCTGCCGGCTTAAGTACCGCCGAATCCGTCACTACTAGCTTTGCGAGCCCACGCCGTTTAGCGGTTCAGATTACCCATGTACTAAGTAAAGCGGCAGACTTTCCTGTGCGCGAAAAAGTATTACCAGTCAGTGTTGCATTTGATGCCAATGGCAAACCAACGCCACCCTTATTAAAGAAACTCAGCGCACTGGGCTATCCCGATATAGACATCGCTAGCTTGGAGCGATCGGGGCAAGATAAAAACGAAGCACTCTACTTAAATGTCCAAGCCCGTGGTGCCGTTCTACAGGATACCGTCCAGACTGCCATCGTTCATGCCTTGCAAACGCTACCCATTGCCAAAATGATGCACTACCAAGTGAAGCAGGTAGATGGCACACTCGAAGATGTTCAGTTTGCGCGCCCAGCCCATCGAATTGTGGCGCTGCATGGTAGCACCCCACTGCAAGTGCATGCGCTAGGCATAAATGCCGCAAATCAAACGGAAGGGCACCGCTTCTTGGCTCCTAGCGTATTAACGATTGGCAATGCTGATCAGTACGCCGCTGAACTGCTCAAGTATAAGGTCATGGCGAACTTCAATGAGCGCCGGGCTTCTATTGAAGCCGAGCTCCTCAAAGCGGCGAATGGCGATACGGTATTAATGCCGAGCAATTTACTGGATGAAGTTACGGCATTGGTCGAGTGGCCCACAGTCTATGCCTGCCATTTTGATGCAGAATTTTTAGAGGTGCCACAAGAGTGCCTGATTCTGACGATGCAAACCAATCAGAAGTACTTTGCATTAACTGATGCCGCAGGAAAGCTGCGTAATCGCTTTTTGATCGTATCGAATATTGAAACTGCTACCCCGCAGTCGATTATTCAAGGTAATGAGCGCGTCGTGCGCCCCCGCCTATCGGATGCGCGGTTTTTCTTTCAGCAGGATCAAAAAAGACCCCTGTCATCGCGCGTTGCTGATTTAGATAAGGTGGTCTACCACAATCAACTTGGCACCCAACTTGAGCGCACCAAGCGGGTTGGTGCAATCGCCACCGCCATCGCAACGGATTCGCAAAGCAAGGGCTCTGCAGTCAATCCAAAACAGGTGGCACGCGCTGCCGAGTTAGCCAAAACCGATTTACTCACCGACATGGTGGGTGAGTTTCCAGAACTGCAAGGCATCATGGGTAGCTACTATGCTGCGCACGATGGCGAGGACGCCGAAGTTGCCGCAGCATGCAGTGAACATTACCAGCCGCGCTTTGCAGGGGATGCACTTCCCAGCAGTATGACTGGCACCGTCCTGGCTATTGCGGATAAGCTCGAAACCTTAGTTGGCATCTGGGGTGTTGGCCTCGCACCTACTGGGGATAAAGACCCCTACGCTTTACGTCGCCATGCATTGGGTATTTGCAGATTGCTACTCGAAAAGAATTTACCCTGCAGCCTGCCTGAGCTCATCGAGCTGGCTCGTGCGCAATTTAAGCAGGCTGGCGTCCAAGAAAAAGCTGATCCAGCGGCAATCTATGTCTTTGTGATTGATCGTTTGCGTGCTTATTTACGGGATCAAACCGAAGCCGGTAAGCCATTTACTACAGCTGAGATCGATGCGGTACTCAGTCAAGAGCCTAAACAGCTCAATGACCTGATGGATCGACTACGTGCAGTACGTGAATTTAACGCCTTACCCGAATCAGCCCAATTGGCTGCAGCCAATAAGCGCATCAGTAATATTTTGAAAAAAACCACTACGCCTATTCCGTCGCAGTGCTCGGCAGCGGCTTTAAAGCTGCCAGCGGAAATTGCCTTACATGGGGCTTTACAAAAAGCCATTCCGCTTCTTGATGCGGCCTATGCCCAGCGCCAGTTTGTAACCTTGCTTCGCACGCTGGTTGATTTAAGTCAGCCAATTGATCAGTTTTTTGCCGATGTGATGGTGATGGATCCGGATCCAGCCCTTCGTGATAACCGCTTGGCTTTGTTACAGCAGCTCCACCACCAAATGAATTTGGTTGCCGATCTTGGCACCCTGGCATGA
- the gmhB gene encoding D-glycero-beta-D-manno-heptose 1,7-bisphosphate 7-phosphatase — protein sequence MSSSASKLVILDRDGVINFDSDQYVKSADEWIPLPGSLEAIAELNQAGYQVTVATNQSGLARGLFTINDLHAMHQKMMDLLAPMGGRVDSIFFCPHVDEDQCNCRKPLPGLMRDIASRYRKADSVLPLTGVPIVGDSLRDLEAATVLGASPHLVRTGKGQKTVDAGVLPAGTVIHADLMAFTKSLLGSASNS from the coding sequence ATGAGTTCAAGCGCTTCTAAATTAGTTATTCTCGACCGTGATGGCGTGATTAACTTTGACAGCGATCAGTACGTTAAATCGGCTGATGAATGGATTCCGCTTCCGGGGAGCTTAGAAGCGATTGCGGAACTCAATCAAGCCGGCTATCAAGTAACCGTGGCGACCAACCAATCGGGTTTGGCGCGTGGTCTATTTACCATCAATGACCTGCATGCCATGCATCAAAAAATGATGGACCTCTTGGCTCCTATGGGTGGTCGCGTAGACAGTATTTTCTTTTGCCCCCATGTTGATGAAGACCAATGCAATTGCCGCAAGCCTTTACCAGGCCTCATGCGGGACATTGCTTCTCGCTATCGCAAGGCAGATTCTGTTCTCCCCTTGACTGGTGTACCGATTGTCGGTGACTCCTTACGTGACTTAGAGGCCGCTACTGTTTTAGGCGCAAGCCCCCATTTGGTTCGCACTGGAAAAGGTCAAAAGACGGTGGACGCAGGTGTATTGCCAGCGGGTACGGTAATACATGCCGATTTAATGGCGTTTACCAAATCCCTATTAGGATCTGCGTCCAACTCATGA
- a CDS encoding lysophospholipid acyltransferase family protein has protein sequence MIYLRSTLFALFLLVFTPIWAIICLAVFPFMRSETRYRFVSGWNKTVLWVLKWLCGIHYEIRGMEHMLGALDQPIIILSKHQSAWETIAYIALFPKQLCYVFKRELLWIPFFGWVMAALKMIHINRDNRETAALSVASQGRARLKEGKWIMLFPEGTRTAVGSHKPYLKGGARLATATGAAVIPVAHNAGRVWPRNRFLKYPGLVIISIGPVIASEGKTGGQLNSAVESWIETEMRVIDPSAYADAAKTEAHSK, from the coding sequence ATGATTTACTTGAGATCAACCCTCTTTGCGCTTTTCTTACTGGTGTTCACGCCGATCTGGGCAATCATTTGCCTGGCAGTGTTTCCGTTTATGCGTAGTGAAACCCGCTACCGTTTTGTGAGCGGCTGGAATAAAACTGTCCTCTGGGTTCTCAAATGGCTATGCGGTATTCACTATGAAATTCGGGGCATGGAGCATATGTTGGGGGCACTTGATCAACCCATCATCATTCTTAGTAAACACCAATCGGCTTGGGAGACGATCGCTTACATTGCTTTATTCCCTAAGCAGCTTTGTTATGTATTCAAGCGGGAGTTGCTGTGGATTCCCTTCTTTGGCTGGGTCATGGCTGCACTCAAAATGATTCACATTAATCGCGATAACCGTGAAACCGCCGCCCTTTCAGTAGCCAGTCAGGGACGAGCACGGCTGAAAGAAGGCAAGTGGATCATGCTCTTTCCAGAGGGCACACGGACTGCAGTCGGATCCCATAAGCCCTATTTAAAGGGAGGAGCGCGCTTAGCCACTGCTACTGGCGCTGCGGTTATTCCGGTAGCACACAATGCGGGTCGGGTTTGGCCACGCAATCGCTTTTTAAAGTATCCTGGATTGGTCATTATTTCCATTGGCCCCGTGATTGCATCTGAAGGCAAGACAGGCGGACAACTCAATAGCGCGGTCGAATCCTGGATTGAAACAGAAATGCGGGTAATTGATCCGAGCGCCTACGCGGATGCAGCCAAGACGGAAGCCCATTCCAAGTAG
- the rsmA gene encoding 16S rRNA (adenine(1518)-N(6)/adenine(1519)-N(6))-dimethyltransferase RsmA, whose amino-acid sequence MHQARKRFGQNFLHDEGIIHAIVSLIGPSSDAAILEIGPGLGALTKPLLANLESLDLLEIDRDLVAYWRKQQLPGLTITEGDALNFDFLAWARAKKSSGSKQIKVVGNLPYNISSPLLFHLVGAATEIDEQVFMLQAEVVERMVAEAGSSEYSRLSVMLQARYHLEKLLDVPPEAFDPQPKVNSAVVRMIPRSNFNTSPEEWRALEKVVAAAFAQRRKMLRTNLQDYLGRLQLQEDELTKRAQDISVGRYLEWASVLAASA is encoded by the coding sequence ATGCATCAGGCGCGTAAACGCTTTGGTCAAAACTTTCTGCATGATGAAGGCATCATTCATGCGATTGTGAGTCTGATCGGGCCTTCGAGTGATGCAGCCATTTTAGAGATCGGCCCAGGCCTTGGAGCGCTGACTAAGCCCTTATTAGCCAATCTAGAGAGCTTAGACCTACTCGAAATCGATCGCGATTTAGTGGCCTATTGGCGTAAGCAGCAGCTGCCGGGGCTAACGATTACCGAGGGCGATGCCCTTAACTTTGATTTTCTGGCTTGGGCTCGAGCAAAAAAATCGAGCGGCTCAAAACAGATCAAGGTTGTTGGTAATTTGCCCTACAACATTTCCTCTCCCTTACTGTTTCATTTGGTCGGCGCGGCAACAGAGATAGATGAGCAAGTATTTATGCTACAAGCCGAAGTAGTTGAGCGCATGGTCGCTGAGGCAGGCTCCTCCGAATACAGCCGCTTATCCGTGATGTTACAAGCCCGCTATCACTTAGAAAAACTGTTAGATGTGCCGCCGGAGGCATTTGATCCACAGCCTAAAGTCAATTCTGCGGTTGTGCGCATGATTCCGCGGAGTAACTTCAATACCTCTCCCGAAGAGTGGCGCGCACTGGAAAAAGTCGTGGCAGCTGCCTTTGCGCAAAGGCGCAAGATGCTGCGCACTAATTTACAAGACTACCTTGGGCGTTTGCAGCTACAAGAAGATGAGCTGACCAAGCGAGCGCAAGACATTTCAGTTGGGCGCTACTTGGAATGGGCTTCCGTCTTGGCTGCATCCGCGTAG
- the pdxA gene encoding 4-hydroxythreonine-4-phosphate dehydrogenase PdxA encodes MSRVDLVITTGEPAGIGPEVSLQAAQAFLQEQADAHITLIGDPSLFGETVRHPRLQIESVKLNKPVVSGTLNQSNAAYVLATLDSAVAGCQAGRFQAMVTAPVHKGVINQSGIAFTGHTEYLAAACGVERVVMLLCANLPAGLMGLQHGLPLRVALTTIHVPLALVPAQITVKSVLETIEILHAGLKNQFGIAQPRILVAGLNPHAGEGGYLGSEESSIIEPAIARAQQAGIRVAGPFPGDTLFDFRSLDQVDAYLAMYHDQGLAPFKFVAFNTGVNVTLGLPIIRTSVDHGTALDIAGKGVADSGSMLEALRLGFQLARHRKAALHASGA; translated from the coding sequence ATGTCGCGCGTTGATTTAGTCATTACAACGGGCGAGCCGGCTGGTATCGGTCCTGAGGTATCGTTACAAGCAGCACAGGCGTTTTTGCAAGAGCAGGCGGATGCCCACATCACATTAATTGGCGACCCCAGCCTTTTTGGTGAGACCGTGAGACATCCGCGCTTACAGATCGAGTCCGTAAAGTTAAACAAGCCCGTTGTCTCAGGCACCCTGAATCAAAGTAATGCAGCCTATGTACTGGCTACACTTGATTCCGCGGTGGCCGGATGTCAAGCGGGGCGTTTTCAGGCCATGGTAACTGCCCCTGTGCACAAGGGCGTTATTAATCAGTCTGGTATCGCATTTACAGGGCACACAGAGTATCTGGCAGCCGCATGTGGAGTAGAGCGCGTAGTGATGCTCCTGTGCGCCAACTTGCCTGCTGGTTTAATGGGTTTGCAGCACGGTTTACCCTTGCGTGTTGCGCTCACAACCATCCATGTACCGCTTGCTTTAGTTCCAGCTCAGATCACGGTCAAGTCGGTATTGGAAACAATTGAAATTCTGCACGCCGGTTTGAAGAATCAATTTGGTATTGCCCAGCCACGTATTTTGGTAGCCGGCCTCAATCCCCATGCAGGGGAAGGTGGCTATTTAGGTTCAGAGGAAAGTTCCATCATTGAGCCGGCAATTGCACGGGCACAGCAAGCTGGCATTCGAGTAGCAGGGCCTTTTCCGGGGGACACCCTATTTGATTTTCGATCGCTGGATCAGGTCGATGCCTATTTAGCGATGTACCACGATCAAGGCTTAGCTCCATTCAAATTTGTGGCATTTAATACGGGCGTGAACGTGACCCTTGGATTGCCAATTATTCGCACATCAGTAGACCATGGCACTGCACTGGATATTGCTGGTAAGGGAGTGGCTGACTCGGGTAGCATGCTGGAAGCTTTGCGCCTCGGATTTCAGCTTGCCCGGCATCGAAAGGCTGCGCTACATGCATCAGGCGCGTAA
- a CDS encoding peptidylprolyl isomerase, with product MNRSIKLIRNLFLLACVAVALPSYAQSNAPANASESKIRDIDGVAAVVNTGFVTRKEIDDRIATIAKQGGGAAMPDKETLRKQVLERLIVEKIQLQDAEQSGISVSSAELDKIIADIAARNKLTMAEFRATIMKSGSSFERYREMLRDDIIVTRFREREVDSQIKISDAEVDNYISERTQAMNAPAANAPAAGGQEELDVAQIFIPVDANAGPGTIAEARKQADSLLREARGDVDFLQLGAKAAKENPRIKFQNLGYRTPDRLPQLFLEAVRNIGPGQLANTVVKSPAGFHVLKVLDRRVMVAASQAPTPVATGDTTPKNITITETNARHILLRNRAGLTDADAERRLSGYRDQVRAKAADFGELAKKHSEDGSAANGGVLGWMSPGQLVPEFEFAMNRLQIGEVSNPVKTEFGWHLIQVLERREAQLTVEKQREFARAAIRERKFEQLYQDWLRQLRDTATVRILNLDNVAR from the coding sequence ATGAACCGCAGCATTAAGTTAATCCGCAATCTTTTCTTGCTTGCCTGTGTTGCGGTGGCATTGCCAAGTTACGCCCAATCGAATGCCCCAGCAAATGCGTCTGAGAGCAAGATACGGGATATTGATGGTGTCGCTGCTGTAGTGAATACGGGTTTCGTTACTCGTAAGGAAATTGATGACCGGATAGCAACCATTGCAAAACAGGGCGGTGGCGCAGCGATGCCCGATAAAGAAACCCTGCGTAAACAAGTGCTCGAACGCCTCATCGTTGAGAAAATTCAATTGCAAGATGCTGAACAAAGCGGTATCAGCGTTAGTAGTGCAGAGCTCGATAAAATCATTGCTGACATTGCCGCTCGAAATAAGTTAACTATGGCTGAATTTCGGGCCACCATTATGAAGTCGGGCTCAAGTTTTGAGCGCTATCGCGAGATGTTGCGCGATGACATCATTGTGACGCGCTTTCGGGAGCGTGAGGTCGATTCGCAAATTAAAATCTCTGACGCCGAAGTCGATAACTACATTAGCGAACGTACTCAGGCCATGAATGCCCCAGCAGCCAATGCGCCGGCAGCAGGCGGTCAGGAAGAATTAGACGTTGCGCAAATTTTTATTCCCGTCGATGCCAATGCTGGGCCAGGAACGATTGCAGAGGCACGCAAACAAGCGGATAGCTTATTGCGGGAGGCGCGTGGCGATGTGGATTTCTTGCAGCTTGGTGCAAAAGCCGCAAAAGAAAACCCACGTATCAAATTCCAGAATTTGGGGTATCGAACACCAGACCGATTGCCGCAACTCTTTCTTGAGGCGGTACGTAATATTGGCCCGGGACAGTTGGCTAATACGGTAGTAAAGAGCCCAGCCGGTTTTCATGTACTTAAAGTTTTAGATCGCCGAGTAATGGTGGCAGCTAGCCAAGCTCCGACTCCAGTGGCAACGGGCGACACCACACCCAAAAACATTACGATTACCGAAACCAATGCCCGGCACATCTTGCTGCGCAATCGGGCTGGACTAACGGATGCGGATGCGGAGCGGCGTTTATCCGGATACCGTGATCAAGTTCGCGCTAAGGCGGCTGATTTTGGCGAATTAGCGAAGAAGCATTCTGAGGATGGTTCTGCAGCCAACGGCGGTGTCTTGGGCTGGATGTCGCCTGGTCAGCTGGTACCTGAGTTTGAATTCGCCATGAATCGATTGCAAATCGGTGAAGTGAGTAATCCGGTGAAGACCGAGTTTGGCTGGCACTTAATTCAAGTACTTGAGCGCAGGGAAGCTCAGCTTACCGTCGAAAAGCAGCGCGAGTTCGCACGGGCTGCCATACGCGAACGTAAGTTTGAGCAGTTATATCAAGATTGGCTTCGTCAATTGCGTGATACAGCGACTGTGCGCATTCTTAACTTAGATAATGTCGCGCGTTGA